In Desertifilum tharense IPPAS B-1220, a genomic segment contains:
- a CDS encoding Rab family GTPase, whose amino-acid sequence MNLISKKICLVGDFGVGKTSLVRRFVEGIFSDRYLSTVGVKISRKTVEIATLEGTSSANLQLLIWDIEGQTKFKAIAQSYLQGAAAAILVADVTRPETLESLSQHIQLFQAVNPKGAIAIAYNKTDLMDKEHLAFLLKENAVSNPAIIATYSTSAKTGLYVDDLFQVLSSNIIEGIHR is encoded by the coding sequence ATGAATCTCATTTCTAAGAAGATCTGTTTGGTCGGTGATTTTGGCGTCGGAAAAACGAGTTTGGTTCGGCGATTTGTGGAGGGAATTTTTAGCGATCGCTATCTCTCGACCGTGGGGGTAAAAATTTCGCGTAAAACGGTGGAAATTGCGACGCTAGAGGGGACTTCTTCTGCTAATTTACAGCTTTTAATTTGGGATATTGAAGGACAGACTAAGTTTAAGGCGATCGCCCAAAGTTATCTTCAGGGTGCGGCGGCGGCGATTTTAGTCGCAGATGTGACGCGTCCGGAAACCCTAGAAAGTCTATCTCAGCATATTCAACTATTCCAAGCGGTGAACCCGAAAGGCGCGATCGCGATCGCCTATAATAAAACCGATTTAATGGATAAGGAGCATCTAGCGTTTTTGCTAAAGGAAAATGCGGTATCTAACCCTGCCATTATTGCAACCTATTCCACTTCTGCTAAAACCGGATTGTATGTAGACGATCTGTTTCAGGTGTTATCCTCCAATATCATTGAGGGGATACATCGGTAG
- a CDS encoding PAS domain-containing sensor histidine kinase produces MNPIISKLLAPRHMEYLTLSADLKIVELSPTIAQFADSPQHVLPGQDVRLGFPEITGSEEILHQVYRGQVSSFKIEGIERSSQPNPPLYISLYILEYKEDYPADKRLLLLVENVTEVMTLRQSLVQRASEAELLLSALTASQDYNNKILFGMGDPLFVTTASGKIKTVNLAAQNLFGYTEGELIGQPISTLITDLEYLAEIATNLPLESWRSLPKLERICQTKLGNEVVIELSCAPIQTEVRNLYDLVYIGRDITERKKAEIEIKRALQKERELNELKSRFIKMVSHEFRTPITTIISTADLLRLYGNNYSETEKLEYFKLIQEAANAINHLIEDVLVLERTDIDNLQFNPRPFELGTFCHDLLRELQVSDRGKHSFQFNALGEPLQVVMDRDLLRCILSNLLSNAIKYSPINSEIQLTLLNQEPNVVFEICDRGIGIAPQNQPYLFDSFYRGQNVGQVSGTGLGLTIVEQAVKVHRGRIILSSELGKGTTFRVTLPMYPLNDIGG; encoded by the coding sequence ATGAATCCTATTATTAGTAAACTTTTAGCCCCGCGACATATGGAATACTTGACTCTTAGTGCTGACTTAAAGATTGTTGAATTATCGCCTACAATTGCTCAATTTGCTGATAGTCCTCAGCATGTTCTTCCCGGTCAAGATGTCCGTTTAGGCTTTCCTGAAATTACGGGTTCTGAAGAAATTCTACATCAAGTTTATCGAGGTCAAGTCAGCAGCTTTAAAATTGAAGGAATTGAACGGTCTTCTCAACCCAATCCACCTCTCTACATTAGTTTATATATTTTAGAATACAAAGAAGATTATCCAGCGGATAAACGCTTACTTTTATTGGTAGAAAACGTGACTGAAGTGATGACCTTGCGCCAATCTTTAGTTCAACGTGCCAGCGAGGCAGAACTCTTACTCAGCGCCTTAACAGCTTCTCAAGACTACAATAATAAAATCCTGTTTGGGATGGGAGATCCTTTATTTGTCACCACTGCTTCTGGTAAAATAAAAACAGTTAACTTAGCGGCTCAAAATCTGTTTGGCTACACCGAAGGCGAGCTAATTGGGCAACCCATTTCAACGCTGATTACTGACCTAGAATACTTAGCTGAAATTGCCACGAATTTGCCCTTAGAAAGCTGGAGAAGCCTCCCCAAACTGGAGCGGATTTGTCAAACCAAGCTGGGCAATGAGGTGGTTATTGAACTCTCCTGCGCGCCCATTCAAACTGAGGTCAGAAATTTATACGATTTAGTTTATATCGGTCGGGATATTACTGAGCGTAAAAAAGCGGAAATTGAAATTAAAAGAGCGTTGCAAAAAGAGCGGGAGTTAAACGAACTCAAATCTCGCTTTATTAAGATGGTTTCCCATGAATTTCGCACGCCAATCACGACCATTATTAGTACAGCCGATTTATTGCGTCTCTATGGTAATAATTATTCTGAAACTGAAAAATTAGAATATTTTAAGTTGATTCAAGAAGCCGCAAATGCCATTAACCATTTAATTGAAGATGTTCTGGTTTTAGAACGAACAGATATTGACAATTTGCAGTTTAATCCGCGTCCGTTCGAGTTAGGAACATTCTGCCACGATCTGCTCAGGGAGTTACAAGTTAGCGATCGCGGTAAGCATTCCTTTCAGTTCAACGCCCTAGGAGAACCCCTACAAGTCGTGATGGATCGGGACTTGTTACGGTGTATTTTAAGTAACCTCCTCTCCAACGCGATTAAATATTCGCCCATCAATTCCGAGATCCAACTGACTCTCCTTAACCAAGAACCCAATGTAGTTTTTGAAATTTGCGATCGCGGAATTGGGATCGCCCCTCAAAATCAGCCCTACTTGTTTGACTCTTTTTACCGAGGTCAAAATGTCGGACAGGTTTCTGGAACGGGTTTAGGACTCACCATCGTCGAACAGGCGGTTAAAGTCCACCGAGGGCGAATTATCCTCTCTAGCGAACTGGGAAAAGGGACAACGTTTCGAGTCACCCTACCGATGTATCCCCTCAATGATATTGGAGGATAA
- a CDS encoding adenylate/guanylate cyclase domain-containing protein: MNIPVSPIFTPHHIEYLILDENLLIQSLSPGILHLISDAQSLSLNEDIRQDFPELFGLEETLNAVLVGEQESFDLKGISRIDDQGEQVYLDLYVMSYKQAGATSSLILFLENVTDKMALEQRLVQATNESALLLTSLRNSENYIQQIISSMADPLLIVNRYGTIKKVNQATQRLLEYPEKELLNCSLTQLFGEQNLLLQIIHQCDYLQENEVLQDIEVDCRTKSGKKLSIAFSCSVVNSNTLGSSNLPQKDFIYVGRDITKSQQAQHRLVSQYTATWILSAATTVEEAMPKLLRAICENLEWDASEFWLPQYPTRTSPDLLPSLNCMTRWVSADLPLTQLSDIQQQSQFDPPQGLLSRLWETSVPEWIEDIRSEPPSCAIAAAIADGMQTAFGIAVPAQEIVGILIFWSRDRRPQDDPVIETLIAITSQLGQFIQRKRTETALIESEANLAEAQAISHLGSWELTLATQTMTGSDEFFRILSIDPQIQSFTYLNFVEYIHPDERQTWVTSIERALTQRSTYELDFRIVRTDAAGNRTTRYLNSRGKTICNAQGEPVRLIGTVMDITERKHAEMALAYQKKQTERLLQNILPVRIAERLKSSSGAIAENFDDVTVLFADIVGFTELSSQISPVQLVRLLNQIFSKFDALTEHHQLEKIKTIGDAYMVVGGLPVPRADHARAIAEIALDMLEATAQFNAETDQNFSIRIGIHTGPVVAGVIGTKKFIYDLWGDTVNTASRMESHGVAGCIQVSSVTYDLLQDGYELTPRGQVYIKGKGEMFTYFLLGKAQISP; encoded by the coding sequence ATGAATATTCCAGTGTCTCCAATTTTCACGCCACATCATATCGAATATTTAATCTTAGATGAAAATTTGCTAATTCAGTCCTTGTCTCCGGGGATTTTGCACTTAATTTCTGATGCTCAATCTTTAAGTTTGAACGAAGATATCCGTCAAGATTTTCCTGAGTTATTTGGATTAGAGGAAACCTTAAATGCAGTTTTAGTCGGAGAACAAGAGAGTTTCGATCTCAAAGGAATCAGTCGGATCGACGACCAGGGAGAACAGGTCTATCTCGATCTTTATGTCATGTCCTACAAGCAAGCTGGGGCAACAAGTAGCTTAATTTTGTTTCTAGAAAATGTCACTGACAAAATGGCTTTAGAACAGCGCCTGGTTCAAGCCACTAATGAATCTGCACTATTACTAACTTCTCTGCGAAACTCCGAAAACTATATCCAGCAAATCATTTCTTCAATGGCAGATCCTCTGTTAATTGTCAACCGCTATGGAACCATCAAAAAAGTTAATCAGGCAACGCAAAGACTTTTGGAATATCCTGAAAAAGAACTGCTGAATTGTTCGCTGACTCAGCTTTTTGGCGAGCAAAACCTTTTATTACAAATTATCCATCAATGCGACTATTTACAAGAAAACGAGGTTTTACAAGATATAGAAGTTGATTGTCGAACCAAAAGCGGAAAAAAGCTATCGATCGCTTTTTCCTGCTCGGTTGTGAATTCTAATACATTAGGATCGTCTAATCTTCCTCAAAAAGATTTTATATACGTTGGACGCGATATTACCAAAAGTCAGCAAGCCCAACATCGCTTGGTATCTCAGTATACTGCGACCTGGATTTTGTCAGCAGCCACAACCGTAGAAGAAGCCATGCCCAAACTGCTACGGGCTATTTGTGAAAACCTAGAATGGGATGCCAGCGAATTCTGGCTACCGCAATATCCCACCCGCACTTCCCCCGATCTGCTTCCTTCCCTCAACTGCATGACGCGTTGGGTGTCGGCCGATCTGCCCTTAACGCAACTATCAGACATTCAACAGCAAAGCCAATTCGATCCGCCCCAAGGTCTTTTAAGTCGATTATGGGAAACCAGCGTCCCCGAATGGATTGAGGATATTCGCAGCGAACCTCCTTCTTGCGCGATCGCCGCCGCGATCGCCGATGGGATGCAAACCGCCTTTGGCATTGCAGTACCCGCCCAAGAAATCGTTGGGATTTTAATCTTTTGGAGTCGCGATCGCCGTCCCCAAGACGATCCAGTCATCGAAACCCTGATCGCCATTACCAGCCAACTGGGGCAATTTATCCAGCGCAAGCGCACCGAAACTGCTTTAATTGAAAGCGAAGCCAACCTAGCAGAAGCCCAAGCGATCTCTCATTTGGGCAGTTGGGAACTCACCCTCGCTACCCAAACAATGACGGGTTCGGATGAATTTTTCCGGATTTTGAGTATCGATCCGCAAATCCAGTCCTTCACCTACCTCAACTTCGTGGAATATATCCATCCCGACGAACGCCAAACTTGGGTCACGTCCATCGAACGCGCCCTGACTCAGCGCAGTACATACGAACTAGACTTTCGGATCGTTCGCACCGATGCTGCTGGCAATCGCACCACGCGCTACCTCAACAGCAGAGGTAAAACGATCTGTAACGCCCAAGGCGAACCTGTACGCCTAATTGGGACTGTGATGGACATTACCGAACGCAAGCACGCAGAAATGGCCCTGGCTTACCAGAAAAAACAAACCGAACGCCTGCTGCAAAACATTTTACCGGTACGGATTGCCGAACGCCTCAAATCTTCTTCGGGCGCGATCGCCGAAAACTTTGACGATGTTACCGTCCTGTTTGCTGATATCGTTGGCTTCACCGAACTCTCTAGCCAAATCTCGCCCGTTCAACTCGTGAGACTGCTGAACCAGATTTTCTCAAAATTTGACGCCCTCACCGAACACCACCAGCTAGAAAAGATCAAAACCATCGGCGACGCTTACATGGTCGTCGGCGGCTTACCCGTTCCCCGTGCCGATCATGCCAGGGCGATCGCCGAAATTGCCCTCGATATGTTAGAAGCCACCGCCCAATTTAACGCAGAAACCGACCAAAACTTTAGTATCCGCATTGGCATCCACACCGGCCCCGTTGTCGCGGGCGTCATTGGTACCAAAAAATTTATCTACGATCTCTGGGGCGATACCGTAAACACAGCCAGCCGCATGGAATCTCATGGAGTCGCCGGTTGCATTCAAGTGTCATCTGTCACTTACGACCTGCTACAGGACGGTTACGAACTCACCCCGCGCGGACAAGTTTACATTAAAGGCAAAGGCGAGATGTTCACTTACTTCCTGCTGGGTAAAGCGCAAATTTCCCCCTAA
- the dnaK gene encoding molecular chaperone DnaK translates to MGKIVGIDLGTTNSVVAVMEGGKPVVIANAEGMRTTPSVVGVSKDEEILVGQMARRQAVLNPQNTFYAVKRYIGRKYGELSPDSKRVPYTIRRDEFNSVKIKCPRLKKDFAPEEISALILRKLADDASRYLGQPVTGAVITVPAYFNDSQRQATRDAGRIAGLEVKRILNEPTAASLAYGMDRSQSQTILVFDLGGGTFDVSILEVGDGVFEVKATSGDTQLGGNDFDKKIVDWLAEQFLETDGVDLRRDRQALQRLTEAAEKAKIELSGVMVTDINLPFITATEDGPKHIETRLERSQFESLCGDLISRLRRPVKQALYDAGMNPVQIDEVVLVGGSTRIPLVQQLVRSLIDKEPNQNVNPDEVVAVGAAIQAGILAGVVKDILLLDVTPLSLGLETASGTMKKLIPRNTTIPVRRSDVFSTSEDSQTVVEIHALQGEREMAGDNKSLGRFKLTGIPPAPRGIPQVQVAFDIDANGILQVTALDRTTGREQSVTIQGASTLSEEEVNQMIRDAERYAQVDRERRERVEKRNRAEALINQAERQLREATLDFGIQFSNQYRRRIDPLIQELRDSLQRGDDRGIDQVGADLQDVLYELNREVRLRLSEEDEDDFFGSIRRTITGGDRRDDPYTSYPAAPPPPPPPSRRPPRDPRDPYSSRSEPARASRYGNYYQDEDWDDEDDDWL, encoded by the coding sequence ATGGGCAAAATAGTTGGCATTGACCTGGGAACAACAAACTCAGTGGTAGCTGTGATGGAAGGCGGCAAGCCAGTGGTCATTGCCAATGCCGAAGGGATGCGGACAACGCCCTCAGTTGTTGGCGTTAGTAAAGATGAAGAAATCCTCGTCGGCCAAATGGCCCGCCGCCAAGCCGTCCTCAATCCCCAAAACACCTTTTACGCCGTCAAACGCTACATTGGTCGCAAATATGGCGAACTCTCTCCCGACTCCAAGCGCGTCCCCTACACGATCCGGCGCGATGAGTTCAACAGCGTCAAAATTAAATGTCCCCGCCTGAAAAAAGACTTTGCCCCCGAAGAGATTTCGGCGCTGATTTTGCGGAAACTCGCCGACGATGCCAGCCGTTATTTAGGACAACCTGTCACCGGGGCCGTGATTACGGTTCCGGCCTATTTTAACGACTCCCAGCGCCAAGCCACCCGCGACGCCGGACGGATCGCCGGATTAGAAGTGAAACGGATTCTCAACGAACCCACCGCCGCCTCTTTAGCCTATGGGATGGATCGCAGCCAAAGCCAGACTATTTTGGTGTTTGACTTGGGAGGCGGGACGTTTGATGTGTCGATTCTCGAAGTCGGCGATGGCGTATTTGAAGTCAAAGCCACCAGCGGCGACACCCAACTGGGGGGGAATGATTTTGATAAGAAAATTGTCGATTGGCTGGCCGAACAGTTTTTAGAAACTGACGGGGTAGACCTCAGACGCGATCGCCAAGCCCTGCAACGCCTCACAGAAGCCGCAGAAAAAGCCAAAATTGAGCTATCTGGGGTTATGGTGACTGACATTAACCTGCCGTTTATTACCGCCACCGAAGACGGCCCCAAACATATTGAAACCCGCTTAGAGCGATCGCAGTTTGAAAGCCTATGCGGCGATTTGATTAGTCGGTTGCGGCGTCCCGTCAAACAGGCGCTATACGATGCCGGAATGAACCCCGTCCAAATCGATGAAGTTGTTCTCGTCGGCGGTTCAACGCGCATTCCCCTCGTTCAGCAACTGGTTCGTTCCCTAATTGACAAAGAACCCAACCAGAACGTCAACCCCGATGAAGTTGTCGCCGTTGGGGCCGCCATCCAAGCCGGAATCCTCGCCGGGGTCGTGAAAGACATTCTGCTGCTAGATGTCACGCCTCTATCCTTGGGCCTCGAAACCGCCAGCGGCACCATGAAGAAACTCATTCCCCGCAACACCACCATCCCGGTACGGCGTTCTGATGTGTTCTCCACCTCCGAAGACAGTCAAACCGTGGTCGAAATTCATGCCCTGCAAGGGGAACGGGAAATGGCTGGCGATAATAAAAGCTTAGGACGATTTAAACTCACCGGCATTCCTCCCGCCCCCAGAGGTATCCCCCAAGTCCAAGTTGCCTTTGATATCGACGCCAACGGCATCTTACAAGTAACAGCCCTCGACCGCACCACCGGACGCGAACAAAGCGTCACCATTCAAGGCGCGTCCACCCTCAGCGAAGAGGAAGTCAACCAAATGATTCGCGACGCCGAACGCTACGCCCAAGTAGACCGAGAACGCCGCGAACGGGTCGAAAAACGCAACCGCGCCGAAGCCTTAATTAACCAAGCCGAACGCCAACTGCGCGAAGCCACCCTCGACTTTGGCATTCAGTTTTCCAATCAATATCGCCGTCGGATTGACCCGCTGATTCAAGAACTGCGCGACAGTTTGCAGCGCGGCGACGATCGCGGCATTGACCAAGTGGGCGCTGACCTGCAAGATGTGTTGTATGAGTTAAATCGCGAGGTGCGCTTGCGCCTCAGCGAGGAAGACGAGGATGATTTCTTCGGCTCCATTCGTCGTACCATTACAGGAGGCGATCGCCGCGACGATCCCTATACCTCCTACCCGGCAGCCCCCCCGCCACCCCCGCCGCCGAGTCGCCGTCCCCCTCGCGATCCGCGAGACCCCTACAGTTCTCGCTCAGAACCCGCACGAGCCAGCCGGTATGGTAATTATTATCAAGATGAAGATTGGGATGATGAGGATGACGACTGGCTGTAA
- a CDS encoding DnaJ C-terminal domain-containing protein: MQNFRNYYQILGVSRDASLDEIKKVYRRLARQFHPDLNPGDKSAEEKFKEIGEAYDVLSDPSRRAQYDQFSNYWGKSGFRGRSNARPTKTWGDSLRDLGNRNRSNEENVDFAQYPDFNKFIDLLLNRRREERSTAPVGARAKIRDNSYDTYRPGNTKTAYTIPARSSRRDIEAQLTLPLEKAYTGGQERIRLEDGRSLEVDMPPGMVSGQRIRLRSQGMGGGDLYLKITVARHPFFQLEGIDIYCKLPLTPSEAIVGGQIEIPTLDGLVKMRVPPRVVAGQRLRLANKGYLGENGDRGDQIVEVQIATPKDPSPPEIELYEKLRQIESFNPRSALF; this comes from the coding sequence ATGCAAAACTTTCGGAACTATTACCAGATTCTGGGAGTTTCCAGAGATGCTTCCCTCGATGAAATCAAGAAAGTCTACCGGCGTTTAGCCCGACAGTTTCACCCCGACTTAAACCCAGGAGATAAAAGCGCCGAGGAAAAATTTAAAGAGATTGGCGAAGCTTATGACGTGCTTTCCGATCCCAGCCGTCGCGCCCAGTACGATCAATTTAGTAATTATTGGGGAAAATCGGGCTTTCGCGGTCGTTCCAATGCGCGTCCGACCAAGACTTGGGGTGATTCGCTGCGCGATTTGGGCAACCGCAATCGCTCAAACGAAGAGAATGTCGATTTTGCCCAATATCCTGACTTTAACAAGTTTATCGATCTACTGCTCAATCGTCGCCGGGAAGAACGCTCTACGGCTCCTGTAGGCGCTAGAGCCAAGATTCGCGATAATTCCTACGATACCTATCGCCCTGGCAATACCAAAACCGCCTATACCATTCCCGCGCGTTCCAGTCGGCGCGATATTGAAGCCCAGTTAACCTTGCCCCTAGAAAAAGCCTATACTGGCGGTCAAGAGCGAATTCGTTTAGAAGATGGGCGATCGCTAGAAGTAGATATGCCCCCTGGAATGGTCAGCGGTCAACGCATTCGCCTGCGTAGTCAAGGCATGGGTGGCGGCGATCTTTACCTGAAAATTACCGTAGCGCGGCATCCCTTCTTCCAGCTAGAGGGCATCGATATTTACTGCAAACTCCCCCTCACCCCCAGCGAAGCCATTGTTGGCGGACAGATTGAAATTCCCACCCTCGACGGGTTAGTGAAAATGCGCGTTCCGCCGCGCGTCGTCGCCGGACAGCGCCTGCGTCTGGCAAATAAGGGTTATTTAGGAGAAAATGGCGATCGCGGCGACCAAATTGTTGAAGTGCAAATTGCCACCCCCAAAGATCCCAGTCCCCCAGAAATCGAACTTTACGAGAAGTTACGCCAAATCGAATCCTTTAACCCCCGTTCTGCTTTGTTTTAG
- a CDS encoding calcium-binding protein — translation MANLIGTESADLINGFPTNDLIQGLGGNDTLRGFDGDDILYGNRDNDQLEGGNGNDTLYGGKDNDFLSGGNGDDFLSGNNDSDFLFGNDGTDTLYGGKGNDYLFGGTGSDFLYGDLGDDVLTGVDPNSASPGLGEVDILTGGAGSDRFVLGDGQKIYYDDGNTTAFGVAVITDFNPAQDKIQLTRVNFAANISDGYILSVQSIENLPSTLLFVDNDGIKGLSSADELIAIVQGVTNLHLGASYFTFI, via the coding sequence ATGGCAAACTTAATCGGAACTGAGAGTGCAGACCTGATTAATGGTTTCCCCACCAATGACCTGATTCAAGGTTTGGGCGGAAATGACACCCTCAGAGGGTTTGATGGCGACGATATTCTCTACGGAAACCGAGACAACGACCAACTTGAAGGGGGAAATGGTAACGATACCCTCTACGGGGGTAAAGATAACGATTTCCTGAGTGGCGGGAATGGCGACGATTTCCTCAGCGGGAACAACGACAGCGATTTTCTCTTTGGCAATGATGGCACCGATACCCTCTACGGCGGCAAAGGTAATGATTACCTGTTTGGCGGAACCGGCAGCGACTTTCTTTACGGCGATTTAGGCGATGATGTCCTCACCGGGGTCGATCCCAATAGCGCTTCACCAGGTTTGGGAGAAGTCGATATCCTAACGGGGGGTGCAGGTTCAGATCGGTTTGTCTTGGGAGATGGACAAAAGATTTACTATGACGATGGCAACACTACGGCTTTTGGCGTTGCGGTAATTACAGACTTTAATCCCGCCCAAGATAAGATCCAGCTAACGCGCGTTAACTTTGCGGCGAATATCTCCGATGGCTATATCCTCAGCGTTCAATCGATCGAAAATCTTCCCAGTACGCTGTTGTTTGTTGATAATGATGGGATTAAGGGCTTAAGCAGTGCCGATGAATTGATCGCGATCGTTCAAGGGGTCACGAATTTGCATCTCGGTGCGTCATACTTTACGTTTATCTAA
- a CDS encoding class I SAM-dependent methyltransferase — translation MQDDTLSRERQFHDRWASSIEVDGIRVADYFEACTAPENRFILRNMGDFRGKRLLDLGCGAGENSVYFAQRGANCVATDYSPGMVEVALELAESNGVAIEGQVANAMALDFPDNSFDFVYASNLLHHISDPKIAIREMHRVLKPGGKACFWDPLKHNPAINIYRRMATQVRTEDEMPLDINIVNYVRSLYSETVWDAFWIATLWIFVRFYLIEKVNPNQERYWKKIIIEQQRLQPAYRRLEQWDRLLKQLPLMKRMAWNLAVVATK, via the coding sequence ATGCAAGACGATACTTTATCCAGAGAACGGCAATTTCACGATCGATGGGCCTCTAGTATTGAGGTGGATGGGATTCGGGTTGCCGATTATTTTGAAGCCTGTACTGCCCCAGAAAATCGCTTTATTCTCAGGAATATGGGCGATTTTCGCGGTAAGCGATTGCTAGATTTAGGTTGCGGTGCGGGAGAAAATAGCGTCTATTTTGCCCAACGCGGCGCGAATTGCGTAGCAACCGATTATTCTCCAGGGATGGTGGAGGTGGCGCTAGAACTCGCAGAGTCTAACGGCGTCGCCATTGAAGGACAAGTGGCCAATGCAATGGCGCTCGATTTTCCGGATAATAGCTTTGATTTTGTTTACGCTTCCAATTTGTTGCATCACATTAGCGATCCTAAAATCGCCATTCGGGAGATGCATCGCGTTCTCAAGCCGGGGGGAAAAGCCTGCTTTTGGGACCCTTTAAAACACAATCCGGCAATTAATATCTATCGCCGGATGGCAACTCAAGTCAGAACTGAAGACGAGATGCCCTTAGATATTAATATTGTCAATTACGTGCGTTCTCTGTATTCCGAAACGGTTTGGGACGCTTTCTGGATCGCGACGCTTTGGATCTTTGTTCGCTTTTATTTGATCGAGAAAGTCAATCCTAATCAAGAGCGTTACTGGAAAAAAATTATTATCGAGCAGCAACGACTTCAGCCAGCCTATCGCCGTTTAGAGCAATGGGATAGATTATTGAAGCAGTTACCCCTGATGAAGCGGATGGCTTGGAACTTGGCCGTTGTGGCAACCAAATAA
- a CDS encoding NAD(P)/FAD-dependent oxidoreductase, with the protein MKLSKKNIDLRSSHVYDAIVVGGGAGGLSAGIYLQRYRLSSLIIEKGRGRSFWMQNVTNYLGLEPETPGRTLLQNGEKHYLELDGDFLRGYVEEVIDEGETFAIRVKVGKENSIYPILRCKYLIAASGIIDHLPQLSDMQNVYDYAGYNLHVCMICDGYEMADKQCGLFVATESAINTAFVLNWFTPYISVFTQGLFTVSDAMRQKLKDHGYPLFEQPLKRFVGENHLMSGVELADGTVVPLETGLVAMGSRYHSDYLKGLDLEWKGNNLPTGEMCRTSHPRIFALGDLKEGINQVSIAVADGTLAATAIWRDIRRASPPRIWEDNLQQYASLS; encoded by the coding sequence ATGAAGCTATCCAAGAAAAATATCGATCTACGTTCGTCCCATGTCTACGATGCGATTGTTGTGGGTGGCGGTGCAGGGGGTTTATCCGCAGGCATTTACCTGCAACGCTATCGCCTCTCTAGCCTAATCATCGAAAAAGGTCGAGGTCGTTCCTTTTGGATGCAAAACGTCACCAACTATTTAGGTCTTGAACCCGAAACCCCCGGACGAACCCTGCTGCAAAATGGTGAAAAACATTATCTCGAACTCGATGGCGACTTCCTGCGCGGCTATGTCGAAGAAGTCATTGATGAAGGAGAAACCTTTGCCATCAGAGTCAAAGTTGGCAAAGAAAACAGCATCTATCCCATTTTGCGCTGCAAATACCTGATTGCGGCCAGCGGCATTATCGACCATCTCCCCCAACTGTCAGACATGCAAAATGTCTACGACTATGCCGGATATAACCTGCATGTCTGCATGATTTGCGATGGTTACGAAATGGCGGATAAACAATGCGGTCTATTTGTGGCTACAGAATCGGCCATTAACACCGCCTTTGTCTTAAACTGGTTTACCCCCTATATCAGCGTCTTTACCCAAGGCTTATTTACAGTCAGCGATGCCATGCGGCAAAAACTCAAAGACCACGGCTATCCGCTATTTGAACAGCCCCTCAAGCGCTTTGTAGGGGAAAATCATCTCATGAGTGGCGTGGAATTGGCTGATGGCACTGTCGTACCCCTAGAAACTGGATTAGTGGCAATGGGTTCTCGCTACCATAGCGATTATCTCAAAGGTCTGGATCTAGAGTGGAAAGGCAATAACCTGCCGACAGGGGAGATGTGCCGCACTTCGCACCCCCGGATTTTTGCTCTCGGAGATTTAAAAGAGGGCATTAACCAGGTGTCAATTGCCGTGGCAGATGGTACATTAGCTGCAACAGCCATTTGGCGGGATATTCGTCGTGCATCTCCACCCCGGATTTGGGAAGATAATTTGCAGCAGTACGCATCATTAAGTTAA
- a CDS encoding Npun_F5560 family protein has product MTFTTDPQSFQQLQAEVTRLREELQMRDQLVQQLSQELFRLVKGNATYLPTRQVSERHMAEMRALREQLQGFEQQVTFYQEQISSRDGEIYQLRQTVQELTDRSRMLEQVVQELPRIYRQKFAERMEPVKQKVAMLQRENRQLHAELQSVSYRLAIRSRNTSRIDLPSFPKVGASVGIPTFGNA; this is encoded by the coding sequence GTGACCTTCACTACTGACCCTCAAAGCTTTCAACAGCTACAAGCCGAAGTGACTCGCCTGCGCGAAGAGTTGCAAATGCGCGATCAGTTAGTGCAACAACTTTCGCAAGAACTGTTTCGCTTGGTTAAAGGCAATGCCACCTATTTGCCGACTCGCCAGGTGTCAGAACGCCATATGGCGGAAATGCGCGCCCTCAGAGAGCAGTTGCAGGGGTTTGAGCAACAGGTAACGTTTTACCAAGAGCAGATTTCGTCTCGCGATGGTGAAATTTATCAGTTGCGCCAAACGGTTCAAGAATTAACCGATCGCAGTCGGATGTTAGAACAGGTGGTTCAGGAGTTACCCCGGATTTATCGCCAGAAGTTTGCCGAACGGATGGAGCCGGTGAAACAAAAGGTGGCCATGTTACAACGGGAAAATCGCCAACTCCACGCAGAGTTACAAAGCGTTAGCTATCGTCTGGCGATTAGAAGCCGCAATACGTCGCGCATTGATTTACCGAGTTTCCCCAAGGTTGGTGCTTCGGTCGGAATTCCAACCTTTGGTAATGCTTAA